A window of the Hordeum vulgare subsp. vulgare chromosome 5H, MorexV3_pseudomolecules_assembly, whole genome shotgun sequence genome harbors these coding sequences:
- the LOC123452099 gene encoding uncharacterized protein LOC123452099: MAAASAPLLLALALAFAASLASPAAGDTNRVYDPCTDAKIQRGDGFTFGLAFAANGAFYSGSTQLSPCDRRLTQLSQLSVFRPMVDEISLLTINTTTGFSPASAGGYMVAFAGRKYAARSQPVFVSNSSVTVSSFTLVLEFNKGRLQNLHWKKDGCGACTGKPNFICLGKQTCAIRTNICKSNNQGSMDCSIGIQLAFSGTDKHESVLNSWYEVSNLQQYSLYGLYSNVKGSLSGQFNKFF, encoded by the exons atggccgccgcctccgcGCCGTTGCTGCTCGCCCTGGCGCTCGCCTTCGCCGCCTCCCTCGCGTCGCCGGCCGCGGGGGACACCAACCGCGTCTACGACCCGTGCACCGACGCCAAGATCCAGCGCGGGGACGGCTTCACCTTCGGCCTCGCCTTCGCCGCCAACGGCGCCTTCTACTCCGGCTCCACCCAGCTCTCCCCCTGCGACCGCCGCCTCACCCAGCTCTCGCAGCTCTCCGTCTTCCGCCCCATGGTCGACGAGATCTCCCTCCTCACCATCAACACCACCACAGGATTCAGCCCC GCCTCAGCTGGTGGGTACATGGTAGCATTTGCTGGTAGGAAGTATGCAGCCAGATCTCAACCAGTCTTTGTCTCCAATAGTTCAGTTACAGTGTCCAGCTTCACCCTG GTTCTTGAATTCAACAAAGGCAGGCTACAGAACCTGCACTGGAAGAAGGACGGGTGTGGTGCCTGCACAGGGAAGCCAAACTTCATCTGCCTGGGCAAGCAAACCTGCGCCATCAGGACAAACATCTGCAAGAGCAATAACCAGGGATCCATGGACTGCAGCATCGGCATCCAGCTGGCCTTCTCGGGCACGGACAAGCACGAGTCGGTCCTCAACTCGTGGTACGAGGTGTCGAACCTACAACAGTACTCGCTCTACGGGCTGTACTCGAACGTGAAGGGATCCCTGAGCGGCCAGTTCAACAAGTTCTTCTAG